CTGGAGCTCCTGGGGAAGCGCAGAGATTATAGGAGCGGCATTCTTGGGCTCCATGTGCGCAAGGAGCAGAGCAATTGTCTGAGGATGCTCTTTCTGAATGAAATTGACAATCTGCTTGGGATCGATATTCTCCAGAAGGTTGAATCCTGTGGTTCTGATTGTCTGCTGAACTTTCTCCAGAATCTCCTTTGCCTTGCGGGGACCAAGCGCAGACTCAAGAATCTCCCGCGCATAATCTATACCCCCCTGGGTAATATACTGGTGTGCCAAAGCGATATTATGAAACTCTTCAAGCACAAGTTCCCTGGCTTCAGGTGAAATATTATCCAGACGTGCAATCTCAGTTGACAATCGTTCGACTTCGGCTTCCTCGAGATTCTTGAAAATCTGAGATGATGCCGAAGAACCGAGAGCAACCATTACTATTGCGGCTTTGGTAGGTCCGGGGATGGAATCTATATCCACAGAGTTTGAAGAATTGGGATCGTATTTTTCCCGGTAAAAACCGGTCTTGTCCGCCCCACCACCACCTTCATTTTTTACAGCAGGCATAAGTCTTATCCCGGAAATCGGTTTCTAAAAGGATTGCACGGTCACCCTGAAACAGGTGACCGCATTTCTGAGCAAATTATATAACTCCTTGTGGCGTCTTTCAAGCTCAGCGTTTCTTTTTCTTGTTTGGATTCACCGGCTCTGAAAGCCATTGACGAATTATAGCGGCGATATTCACAGGTTCCTCGCGGGTAAGCATTTCCACCCGCTCCAGAATCTCAGAACTGCGGCGCATGTCTTCAGGAAGCTCCTGCGTCACAGGTTCCTCTACCCCAAACTTCTCCAGTGCCGGAACAGGCGGGTTCATTGCATCAGCAATGGTCCGGGCCAGATACCTGAGAAATATCAGGAACAAAATAGCGATGAAGAATATCAAACTGTATTTGGCAATTGCAGTATAAAGCTCCCATTTCTCCCTGGAACGCATCTCCTGCTGCTCTTTTCTGAGGAACTCATTGTCAAACTGCACATTTGAAACTGTAATCTGATCCCCGCGGGTCAGATCGTACCCAACCGCATTTTTCACCAGATCCTCTATGTTCTGAAGCTCCTCTGCGCTGCGGGGCTTAAAAACACTCTTCTGTTCCTTATCAACATCATACCTGCCGTCAACAGCAACAGAAATTGTAAGCCGCTTGACATTTCCAACTTCCTGTACCAGGCGCTGCACGGTTTTGTCAATCTCGTAATTGATAAGCGACCGCTCCTTCTGGTTGTCACCATCAGGAGCATTTTTCTTAGACTCCTCAATTCGCTCTTCTGAGCGGATAACACGGCTCTCCGGATCGTACTTCTCAAGCGTCTGTTCAACCCTGTCAAAATCAAGATCACAGGCAACCTTTACATAAGCTTTCGACGGACCAAGGACATTGGTCAGTATCTGATTAGCCTTGCCCTCAATATAACGCTCCACATTCTGCTGAAGCTCCATATTTCTGGAGCCGGCCAGAGCCTCTGTGTCCTCTCCGAACGGATTGGAAAGAAGCTTCCCCCCGTAGTCAATTACAGATATATTCTCAGGTTTAAGACCATCAACACTCGATGAGATAAGATGGGTTATTCCCCTGATCTGACCCTTGCCAAGCTCCCTGCCGTGCGCACACTTGACAACTACAGATGCCTTGGCGTCCTTCTGCTGATCAAGGAAAATTGTGGGTTCTGGAATTACGATGTGCACCCGGGCACTCTTTACTTCGTCAAGACCCTCTATCGTCCTCTGTATCTCCCCCTCCAGCGCTCTTCTGGCATTAAGCTTCTGAACATAATCGGTCATGCCGAAATTAGCTTTGTCAAAAAGCTCATATCCAAGGCCCCGTTTCCTGGGCAGTCCCTCCCTGGCAAGCGCCATTCTTATTTCGTACAACTGTTTGACATCTACGGTAATGGTGCGGCCGTTGTTTTCAAGCTTGTACTTGTAGTTACCCTTCTGAAGCTGTTCGGTAATCGATGCCGCCTCTTCCAGATCAAGATCAGAGTACAGTACCTTGAACCCAGACTCGTGTCTTGAGCCACTCGATGACCACACAAGGAGCCCGGCCATGCCAAGCACCATAAAAGCTATCAGAGATGTGGTTACTATTTTTTGCTGTAAAGATAACCTGCGCCAGATCGCAGACAACTGCATTATGAGCTGTTTGAAAAACTCAGGCATGTTCTCCCCTTGTGCTCTTTATCAAGGCGGCTTCCCCTCCGCCTCTCCTTACAATCTGATCCTCATTATTTCCTGGTAAGCGTCCATGACCTTGTTCCTGATCTCCATCATCATGTTAAAAGCCACATTCGCTTCCTCAACACTGCTCATCACCTGATGAACATCTGTAATCTCTCCAGCAGCCATCTTCTGTATCGACTGGTCCGCCTTCTTCTGCATCGCATTGACATCACTGAGAAAATTCTGAAACGTCTCCTTAAAAGACGCACCGCTTTTCTGCTTTGCACCCGGAGCCTTTTCAATGGAACCACCCGACTGAATCGGGCCAATGGAATTGATCTGGTTCATTTATGTCTCCTGTTATACAGGTATAGTCTACATCTATTATGCATAGGCGTCAAACAATCCGCCAAGAATTCTTCCCTTTTCCCTCGGCTCAGCAGTGGAAAATGACACCCCCCTTGAGGGAACTGCCGCTGCAGGTATGGTCTTTTCCCGTTCAGGAGCGGAAACACGCTCCCCCCGCACCACAAATCCACTGTTGCGCAGACGTGCTTCCTGCGTCAATTTCATAAACTGAGCCCACGCATCCCTGTTTCCAACCGCTTGAGTATTCACCTTCTACCGCCTCCCGCTCTACAACTGCAACGCCTGATTGTACATACCCTTCAGGGCGTTAAAAGCTGTAACATTGGCCTCATAAGCCCTGGTTGCAGCTATCATATCTGTCATCTCCTCAACTACATTTATGTTAGGCATAGCCACATACCCGCTTTCATCCGCATCAGGATGAGATGGATCGTATACCATCCTGGGCGGACGCGAATCTTCCCTGATCTCAGCCACATTTACCCCATTACCGAAAAACCGCTCATCACGAGGGAAATTCTCCGCCGGTACAGGCAGATGCTTATCGTTACTTACCATTCCGCTAAGCCCCGGCTGTTTGTTAAGCAAACGTACATCCCTGCTGTCACTGTCAGCCGTAAATACTACGAACTGACGGCGGTAGGGCCCTCCCTTGTCTGTCCTGGTAGTCTCCATATTGGCCAGATTCGAGGAAATTGCATTCTGCCTTATCCTCTGCGCTCTCATTCCCGATGCACTGATCTGAAAACCCGAAAAAATCCCCGATAACGGCATATTTCACCTCTGGTCAATTGTTATTGAAGTGACTTCCCCTGGATCGCGGCGTTAAGCTTCTTGAAAACCCCCTGCCCAAAACGAACCGCGTAATTGTACGTAATCTGAGTCTCTGCAAGCTTGGCCATCTCCATGTCGATATCCACATTGTTCACCCCGCTTGGAAGAGTAGGATCGTATGGATGATATGCCTCGGCATTTACTCCACTTAAATCCTTTCTCCCCATCGCCAGATGCTTCTCATCGGTGCGCGTACCCTTGAGCTTTGTACGGTCTAAAGCACTTCTGAGTTCCTCTTCAAAAGCAACCTCAACCCGACGGTACCCGGGAGTATTTACATTGGCAATATTGTTTGCGATCACTCTCCCCCGCAGCATCGCAGTATCCATCATTTTTTGCGTAAGAGGAAGATTGGTCCGGGATAACATCTCACCCAGCATTTTCAGTTCCTTTTCCAGTGAGAAATTGTTTTCGCATAAGATTCAAAGCAAGGCAAGTGCCAATATCTGCAAAACCGAGTTGTTTCACCTCCAGCCCGTTTCCTCTCTCTAAGTCACTGAATTTTCCTCAGTTACAATCTCCCATTCCGTAAATTGACTCTCCGCGCTATTTTTCCTCTAAAGTAAGCGGCAAATCCTGCCGATATAACGAGGAAATTTTTTCCCACTCAGGGAGAAAAAAATTCCTACCCCCAGCGCGAAACGTACGCCTGA
This is a stretch of genomic DNA from Fibrobacter sp.. It encodes these proteins:
- the fliG gene encoding flagellar motor switch protein FliG — encoded protein: MPAVKNEGGGGADKTGFYREKYDPNSSNSVDIDSIPGPTKAAIVMVALGSSASSQIFKNLEEAEVERLSTEIARLDNISPEARELVLEEFHNIALAHQYITQGGIDYAREILESALGPRKAKEILEKVQQTIRTTGFNLLENIDPKQIVNFIQKEHPQTIALLLAHMEPKNAAPIISALPQELQVDVATRIATMESISPETLDHVEEVLVSQIKSLFGGDVSEIGGVKAVAEVLNNVDRGAEKNILGNLERENPELATEIKNLMFVFEDVLLLDDRSMQRVLKEIDTKDLSMALKGASEELQEKFFRNMSSRAAEMIKEDMEYMGPIRLKDVEEVQQRIVDIVRRLEEEGEIIISGRGGEEDIVV
- the fliF gene encoding flagellar M-ring protein FliF; the encoded protein is MPEFFKQLIMQLSAIWRRLSLQQKIVTTSLIAFMVLGMAGLLVWSSSGSRHESGFKVLYSDLDLEEAASITEQLQKGNYKYKLENNGRTITVDVKQLYEIRMALAREGLPRKRGLGYELFDKANFGMTDYVQKLNARRALEGEIQRTIEGLDEVKSARVHIVIPEPTIFLDQQKDAKASVVVKCAHGRELGKGQIRGITHLISSSVDGLKPENISVIDYGGKLLSNPFGEDTEALAGSRNMELQQNVERYIEGKANQILTNVLGPSKAYVKVACDLDFDRVEQTLEKYDPESRVIRSEERIEESKKNAPDGDNQKERSLINYEIDKTVQRLVQEVGNVKRLTISVAVDGRYDVDKEQKSVFKPRSAEELQNIEDLVKNAVGYDLTRGDQITVSNVQFDNEFLRKEQQEMRSREKWELYTAIAKYSLIFFIAILFLIFLRYLARTIADAMNPPVPALEKFGVEEPVTQELPEDMRRSSEILERVEMLTREEPVNIAAIIRQWLSEPVNPNKKKKR
- the fliE gene encoding flagellar hook-basal body complex protein FliE, whose amino-acid sequence is MNQINSIGPIQSGGSIEKAPGAKQKSGASFKETFQNFLSDVNAMQKKADQSIQKMAAGEITDVHQVMSSVEEANVAFNMMMEIRNKVMDAYQEIMRIRL
- the flgC gene encoding flagellar basal body rod protein FlgC, translated to MPLSGIFSGFQISASGMRAQRIRQNAISSNLANMETTRTDKGGPYRRQFVVFTADSDSRDVRLLNKQPGLSGMVSNDKHLPVPAENFPRDERFFGNGVNVAEIREDSRPPRMVYDPSHPDADESGYVAMPNINVVEEMTDMIAATRAYEANVTAFNALKGMYNQALQL
- the flgB gene encoding flagellar basal body rod protein FlgB, coding for MLGEMLSRTNLPLTQKMMDTAMLRGRVIANNIANVNTPGYRRVEVAFEEELRSALDRTKLKGTRTDEKHLAMGRKDLSGVNAEAYHPYDPTLPSGVNNVDIDMEMAKLAETQITYNYAVRFGQGVFKKLNAAIQGKSLQ